One segment of Plasmodium vivax chromosome 14, whole genome shotgun sequence DNA contains the following:
- a CDS encoding snoRNP protein GAR1, putative (encoded by transcript PVX_122305A): MGFFKKNRKGSFNRGQESEMKFDKIILGGTFYKHCENDLVIKNKLENLVPYFNGRIFLENKEEIGKVDEILGPINEFYFSVKLKEGIHAKSFSTDTKFFIDQSQTLPLSRFLPQEKKITHQPKKKKRSNREKKQNNMTPNVKKPNNFTFRGNHKNDRGGRNDNNQFKRNSGNFRNDRNNFKNRPNSGRKFGNQRGRF; encoded by the coding sequence atggggttCTTCAAAAAGAACAGAAAGGGAAGCTTCAACCGAGGCCAAGAAAGCGAAATGAAATTtgacaaaataattttgggGGGCACATTCTACAAACATTGCGAAAACGACTtggtgataaaaaataagttggAAAATTTAGTTCCCTATTTTAACGGTAGGATATTTCtggaaaataaagaagaaatagGAAAAGTGGATGAAATCCTTGGGCCCATTAacgaattttatttttctgttaaattaaaagaaGGGATACATGCAAAGTCGTTTTCGACTGAtacgaaattttttattgaCCAATCACAGACGCTCCCACTGAGTAGATTTTTGCCgcaagaaaagaaaattacgCATCAGccaaagaagaagaaaagatcgaatagggagaagaagcaaaataatatgacccccaatgtgaagaagccgaataattttactttccggggaaatcataaaaatgatagaGGTGGGAGGAACGACAATAATCAGTTTAAACGGAACAGTGGGAACTTTAGGAATGATAGAAATAATTTCAAGAACAGGCCTAACAGCGGTCGTAAGTTTGGGAACCAGCGGGGTCGCTTTTAG